In Anomalospiza imberbis isolate Cuckoo-Finch-1a 21T00152 chromosome 10, ASM3175350v1, whole genome shotgun sequence, the following proteins share a genomic window:
- the MASP1 gene encoding mannan-binding lectin serine protease 1 isoform X2 — protein sequence MWGTAAGTGRRDLHGKCQTAPDAHTHRRTQARKSPARDKADSGALGKKQSRPPQASLRSSAPNPPGKSPSSKMRYPLAWPFCALLLYVADAVELTDMFGEIQSPNFPDSYPSDSEMTWNISVPDGFKIKLYFMHFDLESSYLCEYDYVKIETEDQELATFCGRETTDTEQAPGQQVILSPGPYMGLTFRSDFSNEERFTGFDAHYTAVDVDECQEKSDEELACDHYCHNYIGGYYCSCRFGYILHSDNRTCKVECSDNLYTQRSGVITSADFPSPYPKSSDCLYRIELEEGFFITLNFEDSFDVEDHPEVTCPYDHIKIKAGQKEFGPFCGEKSPGRIETQTNSVQIRFHSDNSGENRGWKLSYTAIGNPCPLVQPPINGKIEPSQAKYTFKDQVVISCNTGYKVLKDNVESDSFQIECLKDGTWSNKIPICKTADRADNQTEGRAGSEQVAA from the exons atGTGGGGAACGGCTGCAGGCACGGGAAGGCGTGACCTGCATGGAAAATGCCAGACAGCTCCAGACGCACACACACATAGGCGCACACAAGCTCGCAAATCTCCGGCCAGAGATAAGGCGGACAGCGGAGCGTTGGGAAAGAAGCAAAGCCGTCCCCCGCAAGCGAGCCTTCGATCCTCCGCACCAAATCCGCCGGGAAAGTCTCCCAGCAGCAAAATGAG GTACCCCCTGGCCTGGCCCTTCTGTGCCTTGCTGCTCTACGTGGCAGATGCCGTGGAGCTGACAGACATGTTTGGGGAGATCCAGTCTCCCAACTTCCCTGACTCCTATCCCAGTGACTCGGAAATGACGTGGAACATCTCTGTGCCTGATGGATTTAAAATCAAGCTGTACTTCATGCATTTTGACTTGGAGTCATCCTACCTCTGTGAATACGACTATGTGAAG ATTGAAACTGAGGACCAGGAGCTGGCAACCTTCTGTGGCAGGGAGACAACGGACACAGAGCAGGCTCCAGGACAGCAAGTGATCCTGTCCCCAGGGCCCTACATGGGGCTGACCTTCAGGTCTGACTTCTCCAACGAGGAACGCTTCACTGGCTTTGATGCCCATTACACCGCTGTGG ATGTGGATGAGTGCCAGGAGAAGAGTGATGAGGAGCTGGCTTGTGACCACTACTGCCACAACTACATAGGCGGGTACTACTGCTCCTGCAGGTTTGGCTACATCCTCCATTCGGACAACAGAACCTGCAAAG TGGAGTGCAGTGACAACCTGTACACCCAGAGGAGCGGGGTGATCACCAGCGCTGACTTCCCCAGCCCCTACCCCAAGAGCTCGGACTGCCTGTACCGGATCGAGCTGGAGGAGGGTTTCTTCATCACCCTGAATTTTGAGGACAGCTTTGATGTGGAAGACCACCCCGAGGTGACCTGTCCATATGACCACATCAAG ATCAAAGCAGGCCAAAAGGAGTTTGGACCTTTTTGTGGAGAAAAGTCCCCAGGACGCATTGAAACCCAAACCAACAGCGTGCAGATCCGCTTCCACAGTGACAACTCCGGAGAGAACAGGGGCTGGAAGTTGTCATACACAGCAATTG GAAACCCATGCCCACTGGTGCAACCACCAATCAATGGGAAAATTGAGCCTTCTCAAGCCAAGTACACCTTCAAAGACCAGGTTGTCATCAGCTGCAACACTGGATACAAAGTGCTGAAG GATAATGTGGAAAGTGACTCCTTCCAGATCGAGTGTCTGAAGGATGGCACATGGAGTAACAAGATCCCTATCTGCAAAA CTGCAGATAGAGCCGACAACCAGACAGAGGGAAGAGCCGGCTCGGAGCAAGTGGCCGCGTGA
- the MASP1 gene encoding mannan-binding lectin serine protease 1 isoform X1, with product MLERRAAPRRRRGRGGRGGGLGCGQVCLPAWMWGTAAGTGRRDLHGKCQTAPDAHTHRRTQARKSPARDKADSGALGKKQSRPPQASLRSSAPNPPGKSPSSKMRYPLAWPFCALLLYVADAVELTDMFGEIQSPNFPDSYPSDSEMTWNISVPDGFKIKLYFMHFDLESSYLCEYDYVKIETEDQELATFCGRETTDTEQAPGQQVILSPGPYMGLTFRSDFSNEERFTGFDAHYTAVDVDECQEKSDEELACDHYCHNYIGGYYCSCRFGYILHSDNRTCKVECSDNLYTQRSGVITSADFPSPYPKSSDCLYRIELEEGFFITLNFEDSFDVEDHPEVTCPYDHIKIKAGQKEFGPFCGEKSPGRIETQTNSVQIRFHSDNSGENRGWKLSYTAIGNPCPLVQPPINGKIEPSQAKYTFKDQVVISCNTGYKVLKDNVESDSFQIECLKDGTWSNKIPICKIADCKTPPELEHGFVTFSTRNNLTTYQAAIQYHCQHPYYHMAPNSTATYTCDALGQWRSEELGTKLPSCRPVCGRPARPLPGIIKRIIGGRNAEPGFFPWQALIVVEDMSRVPNDKWFGSGALLSESWVLTAAHVLRSQRRDKTVIPVSKEHVTVYLALHDVRNKMEAVNRTVERIILHEEFDIQNYNHDIALVKLKEKVTMGKYVMPVCLPQFDHELEGPHPNTLGLVAGWGISNPNITVDEIISSGMRTLSDILQYVKLPVVLHAECKTSYESRSGNYSVTENMFCAGYYEGGKDTCLGDSGGAFVIQDPGTRRWVAQGLVSWGGPEECGSKQVYGVYTKVSNYVDWVEQKTGSSERWTFLDSELER from the exons ATGCTGGAGCGCAGGGCAGCCCCGCGGCGGAGAAGAGGGAGAGGCGGGCGGGGAGGAGGGCTCGGATGCGGGCAGgtctgcctgcctgcctggatGTGGGGAACGGCTGCAGGCACGGGAAGGCGTGACCTGCATGGAAAATGCCAGACAGCTCCAGACGCACACACACATAGGCGCACACAAGCTCGCAAATCTCCGGCCAGAGATAAGGCGGACAGCGGAGCGTTGGGAAAGAAGCAAAGCCGTCCCCCGCAAGCGAGCCTTCGATCCTCCGCACCAAATCCGCCGGGAAAGTCTCCCAGCAGCAAAATGAG GTACCCCCTGGCCTGGCCCTTCTGTGCCTTGCTGCTCTACGTGGCAGATGCCGTGGAGCTGACAGACATGTTTGGGGAGATCCAGTCTCCCAACTTCCCTGACTCCTATCCCAGTGACTCGGAAATGACGTGGAACATCTCTGTGCCTGATGGATTTAAAATCAAGCTGTACTTCATGCATTTTGACTTGGAGTCATCCTACCTCTGTGAATACGACTATGTGAAG ATTGAAACTGAGGACCAGGAGCTGGCAACCTTCTGTGGCAGGGAGACAACGGACACAGAGCAGGCTCCAGGACAGCAAGTGATCCTGTCCCCAGGGCCCTACATGGGGCTGACCTTCAGGTCTGACTTCTCCAACGAGGAACGCTTCACTGGCTTTGATGCCCATTACACCGCTGTGG ATGTGGATGAGTGCCAGGAGAAGAGTGATGAGGAGCTGGCTTGTGACCACTACTGCCACAACTACATAGGCGGGTACTACTGCTCCTGCAGGTTTGGCTACATCCTCCATTCGGACAACAGAACCTGCAAAG TGGAGTGCAGTGACAACCTGTACACCCAGAGGAGCGGGGTGATCACCAGCGCTGACTTCCCCAGCCCCTACCCCAAGAGCTCGGACTGCCTGTACCGGATCGAGCTGGAGGAGGGTTTCTTCATCACCCTGAATTTTGAGGACAGCTTTGATGTGGAAGACCACCCCGAGGTGACCTGTCCATATGACCACATCAAG ATCAAAGCAGGCCAAAAGGAGTTTGGACCTTTTTGTGGAGAAAAGTCCCCAGGACGCATTGAAACCCAAACCAACAGCGTGCAGATCCGCTTCCACAGTGACAACTCCGGAGAGAACAGGGGCTGGAAGTTGTCATACACAGCAATTG GAAACCCATGCCCACTGGTGCAACCACCAATCAATGGGAAAATTGAGCCTTCTCAAGCCAAGTACACCTTCAAAGACCAGGTTGTCATCAGCTGCAACACTGGATACAAAGTGCTGAAG GATAATGTGGAAAGTGACTCCTTCCAGATCGAGTGTCTGAAGGATGGCACATGGAGTAACAAGATCCCTATCTGCAAAA TTGCTGACTGCAAAACACCGCCGGAGCTGGAGCATGGCTTTGTCACCTTCTCCACCAGGAACAACCTGACCACCTACCAAGCAGCCATCCAGTACCACTGCCAGCACCCCTACTACCACATGGCCCCCAACAGCACCG CCACCTACACGTGCGATGCACTGGGGCAGTGGAGGAGTGAGGAGCTGGGGACCAAGCTGCCATCCTGCCGGCCAG TGTGTGGCCGGCCAGCTCGTCCTCTGCCTGGCATCATCAAGCGCATCATAGGCGGGCGGAACGCGGAGCCCGGCTTCTTCCCCTGGCAGGCCCTGATTGTGGTGGAGGACATGTCCCGGGTGCCCAATGACAAATGGTTCGGCAGTGGGGCCCTGCTCTCAGAGTCCTGGGTGCTGACGGCTGCCCACGTGCTCCGGTCCCAGCGGCGGGACAAGACCGTCATACCCGTCTCCAAGGAGCACGTCACCGTCTATCTGGCCCTTCATGATGTGAGGAACAAGATGGAAGCTGTCAACAGGACAGTGGAGAGGATCATCCTCCATGAGGAGTTTGACATCCAGAACTACAACCATGACATCGCACTGGTCaagctgaaggagaaggtgacCATGGGGAAGTATGTCATGCCTGTCTGCCTGCCCCAGTTTGATCACGAGCTGGAGGGGCCTCACCCCAACACACTGGGGCTGGTGGCTGGCTGGGGGATCTCCAACCCCAACATCACGGTGGATGAGATCATCAGCTCAGGCATGAGGACCCTGTCTGACATCCTGCAGTACGTCAAACTGCCCGTGGTGCTGCACGCCGAGTGCAAGACCAGCTACGAGTCGCGCTCAGGCAACTACAGCGTGACCGAGAACATGTTCTGCGCCGGCTACTACGAGGGGGGGAAGGACACTTGTTTGGGAGACAGCGGGGGAGCCTTCGTCATCCAGGACCCAGGAACGCGGAGGTGGGTGGCCCAAGGGCTGGTCTCATGGGGTGGCCCAGAGGAGTGCGGCAGCAAGCAGGTGTATGGTGTGTACACCAAGGTCTCAAACTACGTGGACTGGGTGGAGCAGAAAACGGGCTCCTCAGAGAGATGGACATTTCTGGACTCAGAGCTGGAGAGATGA